A portion of the Terriglobia bacterium genome contains these proteins:
- a CDS encoding prepilin-type N-terminal cleavage/methylation domain-containing protein: MKKNNKKGFSLLELLIVVAIILIIATIAIPSLLRSRQSTNESAAVGDLRTINTAEVTYSSSNSQQYASLADLMTAGMLDGRFAGVAAAPGLHGQVYAEDAAVTDKGGSGADVGGAVPTAYGIAQTPIVGNARYGYITGTDAVVRYNVTDGSAAFPTGKAQFDPVQ, from the coding sequence ATGAAAAAGAATAATAAGAAAGGTTTCTCGCTCCTAGAACTGCTGATCGTCGTAGCGATCATCCTGATCATTGCCACGATCGCCATCCCCAGCTTGCTGCGTTCGCGTCAATCAACCAACGAATCAGCAGCAGTGGGCGATTTGCGAACAATTAACACGGCCGAAGTGACTTATTCTTCGTCCAACTCCCAGCAATACGCCTCATTGGCTGACCTGATGACGGCTGGCATGCTGGACGGTCGGTTTGCCGGTGTGGCCGCGGCTCCTGGACTTCATGGGCAGGTTTATGCGGAAGATGCAGCGGTAACGGATAAAGGAGGCAGCGGTGCTGATGTTGGTGGAGCGGTCCCAACTGCCTACGGCATTGCTCAAACTCCTATCGTTGGTAATGCGCGTTATGGTTACATAACGGGCACTGATGCTGTGGTTCGATACAATGTGACTGATGGCTCGGCGGCATTCCCGACCGGTAAGGCGCAATTCGATCCAGTTCAGTAA